The genomic DNA GGTGAAAGTTATTATGCTGGAATACCTGACTCAACGGGAAGAGTTCCAGATGAGAAGGAGTGCCAGATCAGCCATTTTAAACGCGGGTTTGGTGGCGAACTAATCATGGGTCTCCGGTTTCGCTTTCACTCACCTCTTGCTGTTTAATTGAGTAAATCCCATGTCAGTGGGGTTCCTGCTTTTAGTTCTTGTTTGGCTTTTTGACCTAAAACTCGAGGTAATTCAGCAGGAGGAAGACCATCATTAGGCCGTACTGATCGAATATTCTTCATAGTAATCAATTCACCGGCTTTAATATCTTTCGATACAAAAAGTGAGCGGGCAAATTTGCGATTGTTTTTTACCTTATCGGTTAATTCATAACTGACTTTGCCTAACGCAGCTTCAGCTTGTCTGACACCTTCAACCATGAGCTTAAATTCTTCGGGTGTTAAGGAAAATGAGGCATCAGGCCCGCCAATGGCTCGATCAAGAATGAAATGTTTTTCTATCACCTGAGCACCTAAAGCAACCGCCACAATAGGTGCGGTATGTCCTAATGTGTGATCCGATAACCCCACCTTCACACCAAACGTTTGTGCCAGATTGGGGATGGTCAGTAGATTAGCTTCTTCGATCGGGGCTGGGTAGGATGATGTACATTTCAATAATGTAATATCATTATTTCCCATACGCCGACACGCAGTCACTGCCGCCTCGATATCTGCCAGAGTAGCGATCCCGGTGGAGATAATTATCGGCTTGCCTTTGCTGGCTGTGTATTCAATTAATGGAATATCGGTAATTTCAAATGAGGCAATTTTGTAGAGTGGGACGTGTAAATTTTCTAAAAAATCGACGGCACTGAAGTCAAACGGGGTTGAGAAAAATACCAGCCCGAGTTTTTCGGCTTCGGCCTGAATTGCTGCATGCCATTCCCAAGGGGTGTAAGCCTCCTGATAAAGTTGATACAGAGTGGTACCATCCCAGATAGTTCCCTGTTTTATTTGGAAGTATTCATTGCTGCAGTTCAGGGTAATTGTATCGGCTGTATAGGTCTGGATTTTTATAGCATCAGCACCACATTCTTTAACCGCGCGGACTGTTGCTAATGCATTTTCGATATTATGTCCGTGATTCGCTGAAAGCTCGGCTATGATGAATGTTCTTGTTGATATGCTATTGTCGTTCATTTTTTCTCCACTCCTGTTCTGTAATACCCATAAGCAGCAAATCAATATAATTATCATCACGTCGGGCAGCTTCGCGCCAGCAACCTTCATTGACGAATCCTGCACGCAGATAGGCTTTGATGGCCGGAGTATTATCAGCAACAACTTCCAGTTTTAATGTGTGAAGGTTAGCGATATCAAATGCTAACCAGCATATTGCATTCAATAATTGACTGCCCAGACCTGTTTCCTGCCGGAAGGGATTTCGGTAGATACCAAGCCATGCGATGCAATTACGCCAGTCGCAACGATGTAATGATATGACGCCAGACACGCCATGTTGATCGTGAGTCAGGTAGTTGAAGTTACTATTCTCCATTGACTGACGAGCCATAAATGCCTGATGTGCTTCCAGAGGAATTTGTCCTCCACTGCCCATCCATTTGGCTATATCCGGATGGTTACGCATTTTCCAGACCAATTCGATCTCTGTATTATTTAACTTGCTGAATGGTTTTAATGTCAGGTTTTTCAGTTGGAATTGTTGATGCAGATCTAGCATTGGCTGAGCCATGTCACCGCCCTCATTGTGCCTTTCCCGTCAATCTGACGCTGTAATGCTGCAGCCCTCTGCTTTCTGGTATTTTGACCACAAAGTGCCTTTAGTTTCGAAGAGACATGGGTTATCAATTCAGGCTCATTCCACCAGCCGCCATACATAAAGAGATTATCTTCAGTCCATTTCTTCAGTTGTTCTTTTTGATTATCGGCAACGCCAATCAGAACTGAAGGTAACCCGCATCGAGCGAGTTCGCAGGTTGTTTGTCCGGCTGCACTAATTGCAATATCGCAATTACACATTAATTCAGCGATTTCTTTATCATTTAACTGATGATGAAGAATGGTTTGCGGTTGTTTAGTGAGAGTGTTGTGGTTACTTATAATTGTATGAATTTCAGCATGGGGATAAATATTATGAGCCAACTGATGCATGATTGGTGTTAATTGTCTGATATCAGTGCCACCCATCAGAATTAGGATCCGTTCTATCTGATCAGATATCTGTGTTCTGGGCGGCAGATCCCAGAACGCAGGACGTAAAGGCTGCCATTCTGCACCAAATACCCACTCAGCATCATCTGCAATAGGTTGATTCTCCCCTTGTGCAGCATGTATTACCAACCCCTTGGGATAAGATAATCGCTTGGTATCATCCAGATACATGACTCGCACAAAATGATCCGAAATACTTTTAAGTACATCCGATGTTGCAGAATAAGAATCGACAATTGCAACCGCATCATGGGGTGTGGAGATTAACTCTTGCTGCCATGATCTCCAGATAACAGATTGCTTATGCAGCAATTTTTTTGCTGCATTATCACCATCAACCACCCAGTGAACTTTACCATCTTGCTTTTGCCAGGCTGATGCATAGGCAGAACAGCGAGTGATATGCCCCAGACCTCGCTGCAAATCCCCCTCACTAAAGATCCAAAGCTCCGGCATCAGCGCACCTTAAATACCGGCTGGATAGGTTCACCATCCAATGAACCCTCGATTTTTCCGGCAGAATCCAGCTTGATTAAAGTCGGTAAGATTTCGGCGTAAGTTGCCAGCAGGAAATCGATATGTTCATTCGTATGCGCAAGGTTCAGATTATGGCTCCCCAGGGTTAGAATTCCCCGTTTACATAATTCTTGGATCAGATAACTTTTCAATAGCCATAAACTGTGATTTGGCGAGTCAGCTACAGTGAGAAAGCTCCAGCTCGGGTGCCCTGCTGTACCAAGCCAATCAGGTGCGTTAATTTCTTTTAGCAGCGCATTCAAACCATCAAGGAGTCGTTGCCCTCGTTCGGCCAAGCGGGCCGGTACATCCAGTCGTCGCATTTTGTCGATGACCGCATTAGCCGCAGCC from uncultured Tolumonas sp. includes the following:
- the pseI gene encoding pseudaminic acid synthase: MNDNSISTRTFIIAELSANHGHNIENALATVRAVKECGADAIKIQTYTADTITLNCSNEYFQIKQGTIWDGTTLYQLYQEAYTPWEWHAAIQAEAEKLGLVFFSTPFDFSAVDFLENLHVPLYKIASFEITDIPLIEYTASKGKPIIISTGIATLADIEAAVTACRRMGNNDITLLKCTSSYPAPIEEANLLTIPNLAQTFGVKVGLSDHTLGHTAPIVAVALGAQVIEKHFILDRAIGGPDASFSLTPEEFKLMVEGVRQAEAALGKVSYELTDKVKNNRKFARSLFVSKDIKAGELITMKNIRSVRPNDGLPPAELPRVLGQKAKQELKAGTPLTWDLLN
- the pseH gene encoding UDP-4-amino-4,6-dideoxy-N-acetyl-beta-L-altrosamine N-acetyltransferase yields the protein MAQPMLDLHQQFQLKNLTLKPFSKLNNTEIELVWKMRNHPDIAKWMGSGGQIPLEAHQAFMARQSMENSNFNYLTHDQHGVSGVISLHRCDWRNCIAWLGIYRNPFRQETGLGSQLLNAICWLAFDIANLHTLKLEVVADNTPAIKAYLRAGFVNEGCWREAARRDDNYIDLLLMGITEQEWRKNERQ